The window TCAGAGGGAGGAATCGTAGATCTctctgtggagcactggctgttatCAGACTGTTTGTgcatacaaaaatctcactgcatttttacaattaatggcaaaaggaatgtttgtaaatgtaaactgatatttcctacttaCACACTATGGCAAATTAtacaaataactgacttaaagccATTATTTTGTTGGGCAAAATACTAGTGGCCCTACAATTTTGCACAGTAGTGTGTGTATTTGAAATGGTCAGCCGGGTCCGGGTTGGGTCCCAGTCTATTACTTTGGGTGCCAATGAGATCAGACATTGTCACTCACCACGTTCACTCTGAAAGCGTATCTACAAGACCTGGTGAATACAGAGAAACCATTGTCTGAATAGCAGATGTTTTAAATCATTAAGCTACATCTACTGGCACAGGTGACAGGTGGACCATACagatttgaaaatgaaaagatCTCCGACTATTCATCACATTTTTAGACCCAAGACACCTGTGTTAGATTTTGCcattaaaaattatgtttaagATATAAATCAGGTCACACAAATTGCTGACCAATTATTCCCAACATCCCTTCAAGGTGCTAGAACTAAACGAGGCTTAGTAAGAACTAAATGAGGctgatatgtttttatttttgaaattacaaataaactgtagtatcataaaatatatatattttttgtaaataattataaataaataaatatatatattttatttttttattttataatatttataattacaaaatagtttttttttttgcattaatatatGTACAGGTAAACTGTCTACCTTAGGTGCTGGTCACCATTAAATTGTCTTGCTGCCAAAATCttagaaattatttatattacatgtacatGTCTCATTCATATTGCATCTAGATcattataaaacaatgaaaaaggtttaatgaatgaataaataaataaataaatagtttagcaTTCTCACTGTTTGATGTCATGACACACTTCATATTATTAagtgtaatattataatttgaGGTGTAATGAGTTgtaataagattttttaaaaatgtgacatATCAGTTGTCATTTGTAGGCGTCACACAGGTGATCGTCTGGTGTTTTGACTCACCTGTCGCAGTGATTGCACTTGAAAGGCTTGGCGCCGGTATGTTTGCGGTAGTGCCTTGTCAACTCGTCGCTTCTCGCGAACCGCCATTCACAGCCTTCCCATGAGCACTTGTACGGCTTCTcccctgatacacacacacaaacagacacacacacacctgattaaAAACGCACCTTCTTACTCGTGAGGGCTTGAAATCAGCGATTCGGTCCAGCCAGCCGTCTaattcatttgttttaagttgATTAGCCTATCGGAAGAGTGTTGACACAATTGGAGTTTATGAAATACATGATCGTCATTAGAGTGCACAGCTGTCGGACCCAATGAACTCGCACTCAATGAGCTTCCAATGAGATCTTCACTGCGTTTAACAGATGTGAGAGGCTGCGTGCACATTTTTGATGTTGTATGTTTTCGTTGTGGATGGGAGCTGCCTTGTAGGAGGGCTGCGGTTCGTATGGGGTCTCATCGCTCGTTCATTAGCGCTGCTGAACGGAATGTATGAAATGGGGGGCAGACAGAGTTTATTTGGATCTCTGGGAGAGGCTATAATTGGAGTAGTAATGATGGGTAATGGGGAGGAACCTCATATTTACTGTCAAGCAGCTGGCCCTGTCTCCACTGTTTGCCACATCTACAAATCTTCAGAAACGAGACTGTAGCTTCATATAAATTGCTTGACGATAAAATAAGTCAGATTTTCATGCACACACGGCTCCCAAATTTAACTAGCAGTCATTAAATCAACATGAACTCAAATAAGAAATCAAAATTGATCTTAATACATGTTAGTCTATATGAAATCagaattaaaaaagacaaaaaaaaaaaaaaaagataattttttaaataaaaaaacaaaacaaaaaacaaacaaacaacaacaaaaaaatcaaactACATTCATTTTAACTAACCTAATATACTGTTAACAAATAACCAAGTAGTTTCAGGTGGGAAGTACTACTATTACAACACATTTGTTTTACCCGTGTGATTGATTGACTGAaaattatcattcattcattcattcaatcattcattcattcgagatttacatatatatatatatatatatatatatatatatatatatatatatatatatatatatatatatatgtaagcttatttatttattttaaaagcctattttgttgtttgatttaaatgttattttatttatttgtttggtttttgatttactgatttattttaaaagtgtatttagtTGTTTAGTTGgcctttcatttattcattaggTTATTAGATTATTcggttattatatatttttttaattgtattttaatttattttaaaattgctctttttatttatttattaggttgtttataaaaaaaaactaaatgatttatgtatttatttattttaaaagttatttattaggtttatttatatagttatttatttatttctatttagttatttgtttattttaaatatttatttatttatttacttattttttattaaaagctttatttatttatttttaaaagtgtatttatttggCTATTTctgaagcttatttatttatctatttatttatttattttaaaagttaatttattcataaaaaaactacattacaaaatgtacataatcctacataaaaaaatacaataaaaatcgatttgaaatttgaaacagATACCACTAAGAAAGAAAAATTCattgtaaattaattttgtgtCGACTTTTTGTTTAGCATGAAGATGCTTCCATGACGGCCACACTTTCACTCTGAGCCGTAAAAACAATAACAAGTTATATTTAGATCAGAATTAGAGTGCTAAATTGCGTTCCCTTTCTCACACATTCAATAGCTAGCCACATTAAGCAGGACAGGTTTAGACCTGCGCTCCCTACAACCGCAGCACCAGCCAATTATAAGTCAGGGAGGCTCGGATGCTCGACTTTGTCGCCTAGCAACCAGGCAGGAGCGTAACGTAGGAGGCAGCAGTGGAGCCGGCTCGATCTGGCATCGTCTGTCCCTGTGTGCCACCAGCCAATTACTGCTCATACTGGCAGGGGAGGATGCAGTTGCCTGGCAACCGGGATGTTACATGATACATGTATGTACAAGTGGATATATGTGCGTATGTGCAGTGGGAATGAAAGTGCATGGACGAGGTTAACAGTGTAAGCTGAAACCAGTGGCGAGACCCGAGAATCGTTCCCAATTATAGAGTCCCATTCAGAGACACACCAGTTGCCTGGCAACTCCCCACCCCCATCACACAACctttcctctctcacacacactttttctctctctctgcacccTTACAGGTGCCGGAGTCTCGCTTAATTACATTTTCTCAGTTAAACTGCAGACAGAAAGACTCATTATGATCTGTGCGGCTCACGGCGGCACCAAGCAGAAAGCCATTTTCTGCCCTTCACTGCTCTTCCATGTTTTTTACGAATCAGACTTTGTTATAACAGAATGCAGAACAACGGACAAAGTGGAAACGAGTGCTGCCACGTTCTCCTCTTCACCCCTCTGCATTTCCCTAAAAACCTGCTCCTATATAGTTCCCGAACGCCATTCATAAAACAATCCAGAGGGAAATGTCATTTCCATTCAGGCTGCCTCTGTTTCTGTACAAATCTCAATCACAGAATTTGCCAAAGTAATAACGCCTCCAAAATAGGATTTTGCTAATTGTAAATGAGTTGACGAgtaagtatataatataatataatataatataatataatataatataatataatataatataatataatataatataatataatataatataatataatataatataatactttgaGTGTAATCATCATTGGTATCAGAGTTTAATGCTATCTAGAAAATTAATTGTAGTGGAGCTAATGAATAATAGAGTTATATGATAAATTTTCTAGGAAAATTATTGAAACATTCTATAATATATTGTTTGTATCAGAGTTCAATGCAACTCAACTCATTGATCAAAAACtataggaaaaaatatattatattatattatattatattatattatattatattatattatattatattatattatattatattatattatattatattatattatattataatggatttttatatttcataaatgcaTACACATATGTCATTCTCAAATATTATTTGTGTTCCAATATATTTAACGTATGTTACTTTTGTGTCTAATTCACATTAAACATGGCGTGACACGTCAAGCTTGACTATGCACAAATTAGATTTAAGAACTAGTGGACAGTAAGATTTTCAGAGAATTGTTACTTAAAGTTACTATAAGACTTCTGAAAGCTTGGAAAGTGCACAAGTTATTTCAAATACTTTTATGGCGCTTTCTTGTCCTCTTTAGACCTTGACAAGGCGTCCTGGTATTCTGCATTCTGGACCGTCAATCTTCGTGTCATAATATATACGGCCTAAATACTTTCTAATACATCAGAAGGGAGCCATTAACATGTGGCATGTTCTGATTTCAAGAAATGGGGATCTACTCTGGTGTGTTAACAGGCGTGCAGCAGACATAGGGAAATATACAGACGAGTACGTCTCATTTCAGCTGGTCTATCCATCATGAGGCAGTTATTCACTCCGTGGACAGCTTTGGGACAGCAGTCTGAGTGCTTTTGGATTGAGATCGAAGAGACAGAGAATTATGGCCATTTCCTGCACCGTTCGAATCTGCTGAGGAAGTACTGTCGCAACCTTGAGAAGATGTTTGCCGCCGAGGGGCCAGACAGGCACGCTGCCAAGGCGACGACGAAGTACCATTAATTACATCAGCTTGTAGCTTGTTGTGTACAATTAGATTGATTGtgcaaaataagaaaattaatgATAAATGTGGTGGAATTGACTGAGTATTTCTAAATATGTCATGTTATTACTGTAAGAGCAAGTTAAGGTTTTATAGCTGCAACTAAACTAAACACTTTAGtagattaacacacacacacacacacacacacttgcatgcacgcacacacacacatatatatatataaacaatattgttGAATGGatcattcaatgactcactcaaataaagtcatttttttatttctgtatgatttagtttttcagaacaaattggttgaatgaatgattcaatgccTCACTCAAATGCAGTAATTTGCAGCGTTCCTGTATAAATCAGTGTTTTAGAACAAATCATTTCTACAAATGATTCAATGAATCACTCATAAAGAAAgtcacttgtttcattcctgaatgaatcagtactTCTGAACAaatcaattcatttttttaaattgttcctgaataaatcagtgttttagAACAAATCGGTTGCACAAgttattcaatgactcactcataaaaatAGTTAATTACTGATTGTTTTTGAATGAGTCAGTTAAGTAAATGACTCACTGACTCATTAAttcaaatgattcaatgactcactcataaatacagttaattgttgattgtttttgaatgagtcagttaagtgaatgattcactgattcattaatTCAAAGGCGGTCCACTTGCCACCTACTGGGGAACTTTGCAATGCAGGACCATTCACTGAAAAATGAGAAAACATCAGCACAATAATCAAATTGCAAATAATTAGtgaatttcaaaaatatattcgCTTACCTGTATGTGTCCTCTGATGTGCCTTCAAATGTGAACTCTTGGTGTAGACCTTTCGACACCCATTGAACTGGCAGCGATGGACCCTCTTCTTGTTCTCTGCCATCTCGCCAGCTCCCACGGTGCAGGTGCCGCCCTGTTCTCCGTCGCTCTGTGCTCCGCTGCTGCCGTGCTGGGGAGAAAGTGGGACCGGGTGGGCCGTCACCAGCTTGGCAGAACTCAAGCCCACCTTTCGGGCCACTAGCTTGAGCGTGAGGGTCCCGTCGGGCGAGGCACTGAGTGTGTGGGTGGGTTTGACTAAGTGACGGCCCAGTTCTGGGGATGAGGGAGGTGTTAGGGAGGTGACGGCGTTCAGCTGGGCTGCGTTGACCCCTAAGGCGATGTCTGGAGAGGTCACAGTAGAGGAAGTGGAGGAGAGAGTTTCTTTGCGTGGGGTGAggcgaggaagaggaggaggaggaggaggtggaggactGGGGGGGTCGTTGAGGCTAGGAAGGAGGGGGTCTAACAGGTCTTCATCCGCATCTTCCTTCATGAAGGAGGGGGTAAGGAGACCGTCTAGTTCCTCATCAAAAAGGTCAGACAGTCGTTTGGGTTCTGTCTGCAGATAGCGTTCCAACTCCAGACATGTCTGTGGAAAAAGATtaaggtgttttattttttttatatgccatTCTTACATAGATTATTTTTGCTGTTCCactgacaaattttttttttt is drawn from Carassius gibelio isolate Cgi1373 ecotype wild population from Czech Republic chromosome B1, carGib1.2-hapl.c, whole genome shotgun sequence and contains these coding sequences:
- the klf7a gene encoding Krueppel-like factor 7a encodes the protein MFQSLALKRTRIPRAENQSLSNAPFSCTNMDVLANYSIFQELQLVHDTGYFSAMPSLEENWQQTCLELERYLQTEPKRLSDLFDEELDGLLTPSFMKEDADEDLLDPLLPSLNDPPSPPPPPPPPLPRLTPRKETLSSTSSTVTSPDIALGVNAAQLNAVTSLTPPSSPELGRHLVKPTHTLSASPDGTLTLKLVARKVGLSSAKLVTAHPVPLSPQHGSSGAQSDGEQGGTCTVGAGEMAENKKRVHRCQFNGCRKVYTKSSHLKAHQRTHTGEKPYKCSWEGCEWRFARSDELTRHYRKHTGAKPFKCNHCDRCFSRSDHLALHMKRHI